Proteins encoded by one window of Emticicia oligotrophica DSM 17448:
- a CDS encoding thioredoxin family protein — translation MKKKYLFIVFIFFSVLSFGQHKSTVTSKKGIEWLSIQEAYNRTQKEPRKTIIDVYTDWCGWCKVMDRETYTNPEIIDYLNKNFYMVKLDAESKQDIIIGNNKYTYDASSGANQAAIALLQGKMSYPTTVFLDAQYNMIQPLPGYLNAKTFHEIVTYLGGDYNKKEPFDQYKNGTYKEVFKNILPKL, via the coding sequence ATGAAAAAAAAATATCTTTTTATTGTTTTTATCTTCTTTTCGGTTCTATCATTTGGGCAACATAAATCGACAGTAACCTCTAAAAAAGGGATAGAATGGCTTAGTATTCAAGAAGCTTACAATCGTACTCAAAAAGAACCTCGTAAAACCATTATTGATGTTTATACTGACTGGTGCGGATGGTGCAAAGTAATGGATAGAGAAACTTACACTAATCCCGAAATAATTGACTATCTCAATAAAAATTTCTACATGGTTAAACTTGACGCCGAGTCAAAGCAAGATATCATTATTGGCAATAATAAATATACTTATGATGCATCGAGTGGAGCTAACCAAGCAGCAATAGCTTTATTACAAGGAAAAATGAGTTATCCTACTACCGTTTTTCTTGATGCTCAGTATAATATGATTCAGCCTCTTCCCGGCTATCTGAATGCGAAAACCTTTCATGAAATTGTGACTTATCTAGGTGGAGATTACAACAAGAAAGAGCCATTCGACCAATATAAAAATGGTACTTATAAAGAAGTCTTTAAGAATATTTTACCCAAACTATAA
- a CDS encoding sensor histidine kinase: MEFLKKHIFLILSVILFGGAALNFLFFEKDAPGASEQHYISSIKSRVKSKILVSKNELVNIATNYQKSPSNGFFTLESGSVYPYFIFRNGQLVYWSDHRYVPNYQQLRKGQQTLLLNAENGKYISNSVAFRLNGAQIEIFSLINLYRKFRNENDYLTNGYNHDIFLTEPKEITPIPSSNSLYNIVDETGKYLFTIIPPQVEKLNAPNIPTNTLILIGISIFLFGIYIIIWITRLRAKHQFGRTFVLLAFYLFFVRLVMLANSIPFIFYESSLFNPKFLAINELAPSLGDMLLNTWVVFILVVYLVQSFYRSSLYYKLFKAPKILQEVVSILLVVLSILLTFVCYRNLCNIYERSQFSLDLALSISFSSLKIATLFFYLLLSVIFFLTIHLFSSLFLRFNKNTIQGIIKWFIGLVLGLLLVTIIDDFRWIYVLIGVYFLLVYLYRYPRFLYSFKYKTTIYFFTGAFVFALIAMYVIRAEEQKKDYFDKQNFGQKYLAENDLLGEGLLTRVIQTVAQDTAIRKALSRQILAREQTQQLVKSKHLDLYFDRYDTEVLAFDKNGNSLDITEGAKNLSYYQETYQKASYHTGNPAVFFINDVGNNFIKQYLVFIPIPESGSVVLDLKLRDEFAKSVYPELLLDKKFTQTPDTKNYSYAIFDRGNHLIFSSGSYNYIRKLPVSILADSVLYEKGIELNGYNHVGKIGQNGRKIVISARYQAWENLFANFSFLFLLSVLFIIIVMISYAVRYGWKNLNVNFATKIQLYINAAFLLPLLLVIMITLSVIDNTFISNQEKAYLDNTKNITSTVQLQLEGFLENRMSRAFLEQEINDLARDTKLDINFYNLNGRLDLTTRPLVYEYGLLSNFINPDAYRRIIEEKENEVLLTESLGSLNYKTVYMSIKGHDSKPIGVIGIPFFDAKPTLDRQVTDVVASILSVFAWLFLILLILSYFASNILTNPLRLVAQKLKRTSLDKLNDRLEWNSDDEIGILMREYNKMLKKLEESKVALSMSEKQTAWREMAKQVAHEIKNPLTPMKLSIQQLQRTMVVDNPKTKERIARALNSLTEQIDNISEIANSFSEFAKMPVPRNEVFDLVPLIQKSADLYAEDERISLNAYIKEKEAWVLGDRQFMSRVITNLIINGIQSVPKERRAIINLRLYRNEDDNIAIMEIQDNGSGIPENIRQRVFIPNFTTKVGGSGLGLAMARRGVEHAGGNIWFETETDKGTTFFIDLPLANKPS, encoded by the coding sequence TTGGAGTTTCTTAAAAAGCATATTTTCTTAATTCTTTCTGTAATTTTGTTTGGAGGAGCGGCATTAAACTTTCTTTTCTTTGAGAAAGATGCCCCTGGTGCTTCTGAGCAACATTATATCTCTTCCATTAAAAGTAGAGTAAAATCGAAGATATTGGTCTCAAAAAATGAGCTAGTCAATATTGCTACAAATTACCAAAAGTCTCCAAGTAATGGTTTTTTTACCCTCGAATCGGGTTCGGTATATCCTTATTTTATTTTTCGTAATGGTCAGCTCGTTTATTGGTCAGACCACCGCTACGTACCCAACTATCAACAGCTAAGAAAAGGTCAGCAAACCTTACTTTTAAATGCTGAAAACGGAAAGTATATCAGTAATTCTGTTGCCTTTAGATTGAATGGTGCTCAAATCGAGATTTTTTCTTTAATCAATCTTTATCGAAAATTTCGTAATGAAAATGATTATTTAACCAATGGGTATAATCATGATATTTTCCTAACAGAACCGAAAGAAATAACACCTATTCCAAGCAGTAATAGCTTATATAATATTGTTGATGAAACTGGTAAATATTTGTTTACCATAATACCTCCGCAAGTTGAAAAACTCAATGCTCCGAATATTCCAACCAATACGCTAATTCTCATAGGAATAAGTATTTTCTTGTTTGGGATTTACATAATTATCTGGATTACCCGCCTAAGAGCCAAGCATCAATTTGGTAGAACTTTTGTTTTATTGGCTTTTTACTTGTTTTTTGTACGTTTGGTAATGTTGGCTAATAGTATTCCTTTTATTTTCTATGAGTCGAGTTTGTTTAATCCTAAGTTTTTGGCTATTAATGAGTTAGCTCCTTCTTTGGGCGATATGCTGCTTAATACTTGGGTAGTGTTTATATTGGTAGTTTACTTGGTGCAGAGTTTTTATCGTTCTTCTCTCTACTATAAACTCTTTAAGGCACCCAAAATTTTGCAAGAAGTAGTTTCTATACTGCTGGTTGTGTTATCAATCTTACTTACATTTGTTTGCTACCGAAACCTTTGCAATATCTATGAGCGTTCGCAATTTAGTTTAGACCTTGCCTTGAGCATATCTTTTTCATCGCTCAAAATAGCCACCTTGTTTTTTTATCTTCTATTATCGGTTATTTTCTTTCTAACCATTCATCTATTTAGTAGTCTTTTTTTACGCTTTAATAAAAACACAATACAAGGAATAATTAAATGGTTTATTGGACTTGTGCTTGGACTTCTATTGGTGACGATAATCGATGATTTTAGATGGATTTATGTGCTAATAGGTGTTTATTTTTTATTAGTTTATCTGTATCGCTATCCAAGGTTTTTATATAGTTTCAAGTATAAAACAACCATTTACTTCTTTACAGGGGCTTTTGTTTTTGCTTTAATTGCCATGTACGTAATAAGGGCTGAAGAGCAGAAAAAAGATTATTTTGATAAACAAAACTTTGGACAAAAATATCTAGCTGAAAATGATTTATTAGGAGAAGGTTTGCTTACAAGAGTGATTCAGACTGTGGCACAAGATACGGCTATTAGAAAAGCCCTTTCAAGACAAATTTTGGCTCGTGAGCAAACACAGCAACTAGTAAAAAGTAAACATCTTGATTTATATTTCGACCGCTACGATACTGAAGTTTTGGCTTTTGATAAAAATGGTAATTCATTGGATATTACTGAAGGAGCTAAAAACTTATCTTATTATCAAGAAACCTACCAAAAAGCTTCCTATCATACGGGTAATCCTGCTGTGTTTTTTATCAATGATGTGGGCAATAATTTTATTAAGCAATATTTAGTTTTTATTCCAATCCCAGAGTCTGGTTCGGTGGTGCTTGACCTAAAACTTCGTGATGAGTTTGCTAAAAGTGTTTATCCCGAGTTATTGTTGGATAAAAAATTCACTCAAACCCCCGATACAAAAAATTATAGCTATGCTATTTTCGATAGGGGGAATCATCTGATTTTTAGTTCGGGCAGTTATAACTATATTCGGAAACTTCCTGTAAGTATTCTTGCCGACTCAGTGCTTTACGAAAAAGGGATTGAGCTAAATGGCTACAATCATGTGGGGAAAATTGGACAGAATGGTAGAAAAATTGTCATTTCGGCAAGGTATCAGGCTTGGGAAAACCTTTTTGCAAATTTCTCATTCTTGTTTCTACTTTCAGTACTTTTTATCATTATAGTCATGATAAGCTATGCTGTTCGTTATGGTTGGAAAAACTTGAATGTAAACTTTGCTACTAAAATCCAACTATATATCAATGCAGCCTTTTTGCTTCCACTATTACTCGTAATTATGATTACACTGAGTGTGATTGATAATACTTTTATTAGTAATCAAGAAAAAGCCTACCTCGATAACACTAAGAATATTACTTCAACAGTACAACTTCAGCTTGAAGGTTTCTTAGAAAATCGCATGAGTAGGGCATTTTTAGAACAAGAAATAAATGATTTAGCCCGAGATACAAAGTTGGATATTAACTTCTATAATCTAAATGGAAGATTAGATTTAACGACTCGACCTTTAGTGTATGAGTATGGACTTCTATCGAATTTTATTAATCCAGATGCTTACAGAAGAATTATCGAAGAAAAAGAGAATGAAGTTCTTTTAACAGAATCTTTGGGAAGTTTGAATTATAAAACGGTATATATGAGTATCAAAGGGCATGATAGTAAGCCAATTGGTGTAATAGGTATTCCATTTTTCGATGCTAAACCAACCCTCGACCGTCAAGTGACCGATGTGGTAGCGTCAATTCTCAGCGTTTTTGCGTGGTTGTTTTTAATTTTATTGATTTTGTCTTATTTCGCCTCTAATATTCTTACGAATCCATTGCGTTTGGTTGCTCAAAAACTCAAACGAACTTCACTTGATAAACTCAATGACCGATTAGAATGGAATTCTGATGACGAAATTGGTATCTTGATGCGTGAATACAATAAGATGTTGAAAAAGTTGGAAGAAAGTAAAGTAGCTCTTTCAATGAGTGAAAAACAAACAGCTTGGCGTGAAATGGCCAAACAAGTTGCTCACGAAATTAAGAATCCGCTTACACCAATGAAATTATCAATCCAGCAATTACAACGTACGATGGTGGTTGATAATCCGAAAACCAAAGAACGAATCGCTCGTGCCTTAAACTCGCTTACGGAGCAAATTGATAATATTAGCGAAATTGCCAACTCGTTTTCTGAATTTGCTAAAATGCCTGTGCCAAGAAACGAAGTTTTCGACCTCGTTCCGTTGATTCAAAAATCGGCCGATTTATACGCCGAAGACGAACGCATTTCTCTCAATGCCTATATTAAAGAAAAAGAAGCTTGGGTATTAGGCGACCGCCAGTTTATGAGTCGTGTAATTACAAATTTGATTATCAATGGTATTCAGTCGGTTCCGAAAGAACGTAGAGCTATCATTAATCTTCGTCTTTACAGAAACGAAGATGATAATATTGCCATTATGGAGATTCAAGATAATGGTTCTGGGATTCCGGAAAATATCCGTCAGAGGGTATTTATTCCTAACTTTACCACAAAAGTTGGCGGCTCTGGTTTGGGGCTCGCTATGGCTCGTAGGGGTGTAGAACACGCTGGTGGAAATATTTGGTTCGAGACCGAAACAGATAAAGGAACAACATTCTTTATTGACTTACCACTAGCTAATAAGCCTTCATAA
- a CDS encoding DUF7935 family protein → MQSIIELLKILIPAAAVLYGMYLTIQTFLQKQFEIKELDIKQKNIEIIMPIRLQAFERMILFLERISPNNLLLRIGSIEIQSIDYQRLLLKEIRDEFNHNIAQQLYISHDTWEKIRLAMNDTIALINTAASEVSPDAPAINLSKKIFEIILTNSQQPTADALRILKEEAQKLFI, encoded by the coding sequence ATGCAATCAATCATCGAATTACTAAAAATATTAATTCCTGCCGCTGCTGTTTTATATGGCATGTACCTAACGATTCAAACGTTTCTTCAAAAACAATTTGAAATCAAAGAATTGGATATTAAGCAAAAAAATATTGAGATAATCATGCCTATTCGCTTACAAGCCTTCGAACGCATGATTCTCTTTTTAGAACGAATTTCGCCAAATAATCTTCTACTTAGAATAGGTAGTATAGAAATCCAATCTATTGATTATCAGAGACTTTTGCTTAAAGAAATTCGTGATGAGTTTAACCATAATATCGCTCAACAATTATATATTTCACACGATACTTGGGAAAAAATTAGACTTGCCATGAACGATACCATTGCTCTCATTAATACCGCCGCATCGGAAGTTTCTCCCGATGCTCCAGCAATTAATCTATCCAAGAAAATTTTTGAAATTATACTAACCAATAGTCAACAGCCTACTGCTGATGCCCTCAGAATACTAAAAGAAGAAGCTCAAAAATTATTTATATGA
- a CDS encoding TIM barrel protein yields the protein MLSNDIIQAHNEKLQAEHQFKLSYLTQLLDRKGIDIQTIIDKVKDFQVAIPSWALGTGGTRFGRFPNGGEPRNLEEKIEDVGLINQLNRSSNSISLHIPWDIPSDAAAIKQLLKANDLTIDSVNSNTFQDQKDQAYSYKFGSLSHTKSEVRNLAIEHNIQCVEYGKMLDSKVLTVWLADGSNFPGQSHLRNAYQRTNDSLASIYKAMPEDWTMLIEYKPYEPHFYSMVIPDWGTSYSLCQSVGKNAQVLVDLGHHLPNTNIEQIVGRLMHFGRLGGFHFNGSMYGDDDLTTGSIKPYQFFLIFNELVDGMQDASVKNPPLAWMIDASHNTKDPIEDLLQSVNAILTTYAKALLVDRIALADAQENNDVLRAEELLRDCFVTDVRALVAEASHQAGGALDPIATFRGAKVRSGLVDKRGFSVATGL from the coding sequence ATGCTTAGCAACGATATTATTCAAGCCCATAACGAGAAACTTCAAGCTGAACATCAGTTTAAATTAAGCTATTTAACGCAACTACTCGACCGCAAAGGTATTGATATTCAAACCATTATTGATAAGGTAAAAGATTTTCAAGTGGCTATTCCAAGCTGGGCCTTAGGTACTGGTGGAACGCGTTTTGGTAGATTCCCGAATGGTGGTGAACCACGTAATTTAGAGGAAAAAATTGAAGATGTGGGCTTGATTAATCAATTAAATCGCTCTTCAAATTCGATTTCTTTACACATTCCGTGGGATATTCCATCTGATGCAGCTGCGATTAAACAATTATTGAAAGCCAACGATTTAACTATTGACTCGGTTAATTCAAACACTTTCCAAGACCAAAAAGACCAAGCATATTCCTATAAATTTGGTTCGCTTTCTCATACGAAAAGCGAGGTTCGTAATTTGGCAATTGAGCATAATATTCAATGTGTAGAATACGGAAAAATGCTTGATTCTAAAGTGCTTACAGTTTGGTTAGCCGATGGTTCGAACTTCCCCGGACAATCTCACTTGAGAAATGCGTATCAGCGTACAAATGATTCATTAGCAAGTATTTACAAAGCAATGCCAGAAGATTGGACAATGCTTATTGAATATAAACCTTACGAACCTCATTTCTATTCGATGGTCATTCCTGATTGGGGGACATCATATTCACTTTGTCAAAGTGTAGGGAAAAATGCTCAAGTTTTAGTAGATTTGGGTCACCATTTGCCAAACACAAACATCGAACAAATCGTTGGACGTTTAATGCACTTTGGTCGCTTAGGTGGTTTCCATTTTAATGGTTCAATGTACGGTGATGATGACCTCACAACGGGTAGCATCAAGCCCTACCAATTCTTTTTGATTTTCAATGAATTAGTTGATGGTATGCAAGATGCTAGCGTGAAAAATCCTCCATTAGCTTGGATGATTGATGCGAGCCATAATACAAAAGACCCAATTGAAGATTTGTTGCAGTCTGTGAATGCAATTCTAACAACTTACGCCAAAGCACTTTTAGTTGATAGAATCGCTTTAGCAGATGCCCAAGAGAATAATGATGTCTTGCGAGCAGAAGAACTATTGAGAGATTGTTTCGTGACTGATGTAAGAGCATTGGTAGCAGAGGCGAGTCATCAAGCAGGTGGAGCACTCGACCCAATTGCAACTTTCAGAGGAGCTAAAGTGAGAAGCGGATTAGTTGATAAAAGAGGATTTAGCGTGGCTACGGGGCTATAA
- a CDS encoding (Fe-S)-binding protein, translating into MKVALFIPCYIDQFYPNVGVATLQLLEKLGVEVVFPMQQTCCGQPMANSGCEQDAKGVYNHFVDTFADFDYVVTPSGSCTYHIKKHYDIIEQTPAVQKVRKSVYELVDFIENVLKIEEIPVEFPHKVGLHLSCHGQRGLRQANASEITGVRDGQISKLLRKLKGIELTELERNDECCGFGGTFCVAEEAVSARMGNDRIADHLRNGTKVLTGGDVSCLMHLQGIVKRQQAPIKVMHIAEILNGNQP; encoded by the coding sequence ATGAAAGTAGCCTTATTTATACCTTGTTATATCGACCAATTTTATCCGAATGTGGGTGTTGCGACCTTGCAATTATTGGAGAAATTAGGCGTTGAAGTGGTTTTCCCGATGCAACAAACTTGTTGCGGACAACCAATGGCTAATAGTGGTTGTGAACAAGATGCGAAAGGCGTATATAACCATTTTGTTGATACTTTCGCCGATTTCGACTACGTCGTTACACCTTCGGGTAGCTGTACGTATCATATTAAAAAGCATTATGATATCATAGAGCAAACACCCGCAGTACAAAAGGTTAGAAAATCAGTGTATGAATTAGTCGATTTCATTGAAAATGTACTAAAAATAGAAGAAATACCCGTTGAGTTTCCGCACAAAGTAGGTTTGCATTTGAGTTGCCATGGCCAACGTGGACTTCGGCAGGCTAATGCTTCCGAAATTACGGGCGTGCGTGATGGTCAAATTTCAAAATTACTACGAAAACTCAAAGGAATCGAACTTACTGAGCTTGAACGTAATGATGAATGTTGTGGCTTCGGTGGCACTTTCTGTGTAGCTGAAGAAGCCGTTTCGGCTCGTATGGGTAATGACCGCATAGCTGACCACCTACGTAATGGTACGAAAGTTCTCACTGGCGGAGACGTATCATGCTTAATGCACCTTCAAGGAATCGTAAAACGCCAACAAGCACCTATAAAAGTAATGCACATTGCCGAAATTCTGAACGGAAATCAGCCATGA
- a CDS encoding HesB/IscA family protein — protein MVNFSEIAREEILKTLSSPQIPEGYALRVGLKGGACSATYLLGLDKATENDELYTVDGVKVLIDKRHLMYLIGLRIDYAETESGMGFTIEKV, from the coding sequence ATGGTAAATTTTTCGGAAATAGCGAGAGAAGAAATCTTAAAAACACTGAGTTCTCCACAAATACCCGAAGGCTACGCATTGCGTGTAGGTTTAAAAGGAGGAGCATGTTCCGCCACGTATCTTTTAGGGCTTGACAAGGCCACTGAAAATGATGAATTATACACCGTAGATGGGGTTAAAGTACTGATAGATAAACGCCATTTAATGTATTTGATTGGTCTGAGAATAGATTATGCCGAAACGGAATCGGGTATGGGTTTTACTATTGAGAAAGTATAA
- a CDS encoding DUF421 domain-containing protein → MTQYFDLMLRAAAVYVFIVVAIRLFGKKELSQLSVVDLVFILLISNSVQNAMVGPDTSLIGGIIASATLFLINFFLKKLIFYFKPIEKIIEGEPIMLIYEGKIQWENVKNAGFTMQELDTAVREHGVDSISKVNLAMLETDGNISVLSENFKAKTRKKRVHKTLGDIQ, encoded by the coding sequence ATGACGCAATATTTTGATTTAATGCTGCGAGCGGCGGCAGTATATGTATTTATCGTGGTAGCTATTAGGCTGTTTGGTAAGAAAGAACTTTCTCAGCTTTCGGTAGTAGATTTGGTGTTTATCTTGTTGATTAGCAATTCAGTACAGAATGCTATGGTTGGGCCAGATACATCACTTATTGGGGGAATTATTGCTTCTGCGACTTTATTTTTAATTAATTTTTTTCTCAAAAAACTTATTTTTTATTTCAAACCCATTGAAAAAATCATAGAAGGTGAGCCGATTATGCTTATTTATGAAGGAAAAATTCAGTGGGAAAATGTAAAAAATGCGGGTTTTACTATGCAGGAGTTAGATACTGCCGTGCGTGAACACGGCGTTGATAGCATAAGTAAAGTTAATTTAGCCATGCTTGAAACTGATGGCAATATTAGTGTTTTATCTGAAAATTTTAAAGCAAAAACCCGCAAGAAAAGAGTTCATAAAACATTGGGTGATATACAGTAA
- the pnuC gene encoding nicotinamide riboside transporter PnuC yields MNFFDINHIFFELWGVKMSFLEFYATLTGLIAVVLSTQENVWSWIIGLINVALAFVMFYQIQLYPDMFLQVFFFITNLIGFWQWKFPKEEHVNLKNELKITRLSMQQFFIYSLVGLVCTFLLGTFAKNLSDWLPQLFSKPSAFPYMDSFTTIMSIFATFLLIRKKVETWWMWLAIDIISTYMYFVKEVKLYALLYAAFCVIALIGAINWTKEYRKTI; encoded by the coding sequence ATGAATTTCTTCGATATTAATCATATCTTTTTTGAATTATGGGGAGTAAAAATGAGCTTCCTTGAATTTTATGCAACACTAACTGGACTTATTGCCGTTGTGTTATCTACGCAAGAAAATGTATGGAGCTGGATTATTGGTTTGATAAATGTAGCATTGGCTTTTGTGATGTTCTACCAGATTCAATTATATCCTGATATGTTTCTGCAAGTTTTCTTCTTTATTACTAACCTTATTGGTTTTTGGCAGTGGAAATTCCCTAAAGAAGAACACGTTAACCTTAAAAATGAGCTGAAAATTACACGTCTTTCAATGCAGCAGTTCTTTATCTATTCATTGGTTGGATTAGTTTGTACATTTTTATTGGGCACTTTTGCGAAGAACCTCAGTGATTGGTTGCCTCAATTATTTAGTAAGCCAAGTGCCTTTCCATACATGGATTCTTTCACAACAATTATGAGCATTTTTGCCACATTTTTACTAATCAGAAAAAAGGTAGAAACTTGGTGGATGTGGTTGGCTATTGATATTATTAGTACTTATATGTATTTTGTGAAGGAAGTAAAACTCTATGCTTTACTCTACGCAGCATTTTGTGTCATTGCACTGATAGGGGCAATAAATTGGACAAAAGAATACAGAAAAACGATTTGA
- a CDS encoding outer membrane beta-barrel protein: MNINKHEMSDDELDNLFRESAEKIDFDFDPESWNKMNQKLDAALLSPPSSQGENSWIKRSLLLLIGLITIIGGYVFFKPTQNTSTEISKSKTEANKKESSNSNTKLNVTTVKVDTDNLSIQKTEENLTNESTKRISDTEIKAAQTSSAKSKEIYSEKNDNPSTASSKIEKALNKVVVANEKKAKLSQGKEKRNIQTASFSNSVHDINLSSTKNKVPSKNNSIGIGTVESDVKAETGKALPVELSREITTNEQSSRLNLSNFDYIAPKGTFIPSKILIPTIIFDSKEEPAKALPQSTAKSFQKGLYFRLGFSPDLSIVSTDEITKLGSNTAILLEYRINHRLSVQGGVLRSMKYYDSYPQYYQWPYNWSSPPKMININATCKMLDIPVNLRYDITKKTQSRWFVSGGVTSYVMLKEKYIYNYENPNDPSIKWHQWEGKTGTYYAGVLNFSAGYEYQLFKKLTIQAEPLVKIPIARVGFGKVNLSTLGVLFSVKYPLYLHK, encoded by the coding sequence ATGAATATTAATAAACATGAGATGTCAGACGATGAGTTAGATAATCTTTTCAGAGAATCGGCTGAAAAGATAGATTTTGACTTTGACCCTGAATCATGGAACAAAATGAACCAAAAGCTTGATGCGGCCTTATTATCACCGCCAAGCAGCCAAGGAGAGAATTCTTGGATTAAAAGGAGTCTCTTGCTTTTAATTGGCTTAATTACTATTATCGGTGGATATGTTTTCTTCAAACCTACACAAAACACATCAACCGAAATATCAAAAAGTAAAACGGAAGCCAATAAAAAGGAGTCAAGCAATAGTAATACAAAATTAAATGTAACAACAGTTAAAGTAGATACAGATAATTTAAGCATCCAAAAGACAGAAGAAAATTTAACCAACGAAAGCACAAAGAGAATATCAGATACTGAAATAAAAGCAGCTCAAACATCAAGTGCAAAATCAAAGGAAATTTACTCAGAAAAAAATGATAACCCTTCGACTGCTTCTTCAAAAATAGAAAAAGCACTTAATAAAGTGGTAGTTGCAAATGAGAAAAAGGCAAAATTGAGTCAAGGAAAGGAAAAGAGAAACATTCAAACAGCTAGTTTTTCCAATTCTGTTCATGACATAAATTTGTCTTCAACAAAAAATAAGGTACCTTCAAAAAACAATTCTATAGGAATTGGAACAGTAGAGTCAGATGTCAAAGCAGAAACGGGTAAAGCTTTGCCAGTAGAACTTTCGAGAGAAATTACTACAAATGAACAATCGAGCCGCTTAAATCTTAGTAATTTTGATTACATCGCTCCTAAAGGCACATTTATTCCATCAAAGATTTTAATACCTACCATCATCTTTGATAGTAAAGAAGAACCTGCTAAAGCTTTACCACAAAGTACGGCTAAATCTTTCCAAAAAGGCCTTTACTTTAGACTTGGGTTTTCGCCTGACTTGAGTATTGTTTCAACGGATGAAATTACCAAGTTAGGAAGTAATACAGCCATTTTATTGGAATATCGTATTAACCATCGTTTGAGTGTTCAGGGTGGTGTGCTCCGCTCAATGAAATATTATGATTCCTATCCTCAATACTACCAGTGGCCTTATAATTGGTCATCTCCTCCGAAAATGATTAATATCAATGCGACCTGTAAGATGCTTGATATTCCAGTAAACCTAAGGTATGATATCACTAAAAAGACACAATCAAGGTGGTTTGTAAGTGGAGGTGTAACAAGCTACGTAATGCTTAAAGAAAAGTATATCTACAATTACGAAAATCCGAACGACCCAAGTATCAAATGGCATCAATGGGAAGGCAAAACGGGCACATACTATGCCGGTGTGCTTAATTTTTCGGCAGGTTATGAATACCAGTTATTCAAAAAATTAACCATACAGGCCGAGCCACTCGTAAAAATTCCGATAGCACGTGTAGGTTTTGGGAAAGTAAATTTATCTACTCTAGGAGTTTTATTTTCTGTCAAATATCCTTTATACTTACACAAGTAA
- a CDS encoding RNA polymerase sigma factor: MANNQPNETPEELLHKSVRGDRKSQEKLYRQFYGFAMGVCMRYTQSRDEALEIVNDGFLKIFTKGDQYNSKFPFKAWFRRIIVNTALDFYRSQQKHYFHENLEEAYEVSSNDSSPLSQLNHEEIIELVKRLPSGYRVVFNLYVIDGFSHEEISNQLGISVGTSKSNLSRAREALRKMILIEERALPSSNFKTN; this comes from the coding sequence ATGGCGAATAATCAGCCAAACGAAACACCTGAAGAACTCCTCCATAAAAGTGTAAGAGGTGACCGAAAAAGTCAAGAAAAGCTTTATCGGCAGTTCTATGGGTTTGCTATGGGCGTATGCATGCGGTACACTCAAAGCCGAGATGAAGCTTTAGAGATTGTTAATGATGGTTTCTTAAAAATTTTTACCAAAGGCGACCAATACAATTCAAAGTTCCCTTTCAAAGCGTGGTTTAGACGAATCATCGTTAATACTGCTTTAGACTTTTATCGAAGCCAGCAGAAACACTATTTCCACGAAAACCTTGAAGAAGCTTATGAAGTTTCTTCTAATGATAGCAGCCCTCTAAGCCAGCTCAATCACGAAGAAATTATTGAACTCGTAAAACGACTACCATCGGGATACAGAGTTGTATTTAATTTATATGTGATTGACGGTTTTTCGCATGAAGAAATTAGTAATCAACTCGGAATCTCAGTGGGTACCTCAAAATCAAATCTTTCAAGAGCTCGTGAAGCCTTAAGGAAAATGATTTTAATTGAAGAAAGAGCCTTACCAAGCTCAAACTTCAAAACTAATTAA